The Panicum hallii strain FIL2 chromosome 9, PHallii_v3.1, whole genome shotgun sequence genome has a window encoding:
- the LOC112876384 gene encoding phospholipase A1-Ibeta2, chloroplastic-like has translation MSAAVTAPPCHSRPSPLNPNSTRATPSSSSGKPNAVSTTRRHIANLDRLLVKPPPLPLPVQHRKAPAEAPRDGEATPDDRSSRGGLLNALNLSTLLPFTRKPAVDEMSPRSLAYMQRLLTLSPRLSPKGSIAGEWRRYHGEGGWEGLLDPLDHNLRRELLRYGDFVQAAYTAFHSMPSAAEAASHGQHRTLVLPDRSYRPTRSLFASSSLTIPPWAQRRSAPSWLTQRTSFVGYVAVCDNEREVRRMGRRDIAIVLRGTATCPEWAENLRASLVPLAGDDDASAPKVAKGFLSLYKTPGDHVPSLSAAIVEEVKRLMELYKGEELSITIVGHSLGASLALLAADELSACLAADTDDSATTDHHRPPPIAVVSFGGPKTGNRAFADRLQRERGVNVLRVVNVGDVVTRVPAPIAREGYVHAGGAELRLHSRDSPCLRPDAGPSCCHDLEAYLHLLDGFTGSGRPFRADASRSVARLLTYQRPSVKRAYVERARVLGFEPASPRTATANGACADGQYGYLASPT, from the coding sequence ATGTCCGCTGCGGTGACGGCGCCGCCGTGCCACAGCCGGCCGTCGCCTCTCAACCCCAACTCGACGAGGGCCACGCCGAGCAGCAGCTCCGGCAAGCCCAACGCCGTGTCCACCACGAGGAGGCACATCGCCAACCTCGACCGCCTCCTCGtcaagccgccgccgctcccgctcccGGTCCAGCACAGGAAAGCGCCGGCCGAGGCGCCCCGCGACGGGGAGGCCACCCCCGACGACCGCAGCAGCCGCGGCGGGCTGCTCAACGCGCTCAACCTGTCCACGTTGCTGCCCTTCACGCGGAAGCCCGCCGTGGACGAGATGTCCCCGCGCAGCCTGGCGTACATGCAGCGCCTCCTGACGCTCTCGCCGCGGCTGTCGCCCAAGGGTTCCATCGCCGGCGAGTGGCGGAGGTACCACGGCGAGGGCGGGTGGGAGGGCCTCCTCGACCCGCTCGACCACAACCTGCGCCGCGAGCTCCTCCGCTACGGCGACTTCGTGCAGGCCGCGTACACGGCGTTCCACTCCATGCcgtcggcggccgaggcggcctCGCACGGCCAGCACCGCACGCTCGTGCTCCCGGACCGCTCGTACCGCCCGACGCGGAGCCTGTTCGCCTCGTCGTCGCTGACCATCCCGCCGTGGGCGCAGCGGCGCTCGGCGCCCAGCTGGCTCACGCAGCGCACCAGCTTCGTCGGCTACGTCGCCGTCTGCGACAACGAGCGGGAGGTCCGGCGCATGGGCCGCCGCGACATCGCCATCGTGCTGCGCGGCACCGCCACGTGCCCCGAGTGGGCCGAGAACCTCCGCGCCAGCCTCGTGCCGCTCGCGGGCGACGACGACGCGTCCGCGCCCAAGGTGGCCAAGGGGTTCCTCAGCCTGTACAAGACGCCAGGCGACCACGTGCCGAGCCTCTCGGCCGCCATAGTGGAGGAAGTAAAGCGTCTCATGGAGCTGTACAAAGGGGAGGAGCTCAGCATCACGATCGTCGGCCACAGCCTCGGCGCTTCCCtggccctcctcgccgccgacgaGCTCAGCGCGTGTCTTGCGGCCGACACGGACGACAGCGCCACTACGGAccatcaccggccgccgcccatcGCGGTGGTCTCCTTCGGTGGCCCCAAGACCGGGAACCGCGCGTTCGCGGACCGGCTGCAGCGCGAGCGCGGCGTGAACGTGCTGCGCGTGGTGAACGTGGGCGACGTGGTGACGCGGgtgccggcgccgatcgcgcGGGAAGGGTACGtgcacgcgggcggcgcggagctgAGGCTGCACAGCCGCGACTCCCCGTGCCTGCGCCCCGACGCAGGGCCGTCGTGCTGCCACGACCTGGAGGCCTACCTGCACCTGCTCGACGGCTTCACCGGCTCCGGCCGGCCGTTCCGCGCCGACGCGAGCCGGAGCGTGGCGCGGCTGCTGACGTACCAACGGCCCAGCGTGAAGCGCGCGTACGTGGAGCGCGCGCGGGTGCTCGGGTTCGAGCCGGCGTCGCCGAGGACCGCCACCGCCAACGGCGCCTGCGCCGACGGCCAGTACGGCTACTTGGCCAGCCCCACATGA